A DNA window from uncultured Methanoregula sp. contains the following coding sequences:
- a CDS encoding RHS repeat-associated core domain-containing protein — protein MNEYFFHAFDDMGPVTVTDKTGNRWLYGITNSTTNPRIYADVVDATVPGFEVDGNQWEFRAYDVNLNLVQRDLATSPAANPVQIGFNDLWGDFRHDQIRMTYQYDTRHNLTQARVYDNTTQLGAWNYGYDTRDNLTSTQNPLNQTTQFGYDTHDRLTSVQNALNQTTTLAYDGQGNLTQLTDPLNHWVQWVYNANGFNTEVRYQDGLVLYQTPDALGRVSTARNGATGLLLQYAYDNLDRVTQVLFPDMTAFQMNYACCGLESATDRLGRTTVYGHDALGRVNQVTDPLSRAVNFEYNGGNQITKLTTHVGTTAREKRFQYESEHGTSRLKHILSPLNKPLDFTYTFRGNLQTMVNTYGTVQYGYDNLQRLTSATFPNGGITVSYWDVLGNVNTAARTTTDGQNCSYTYDQYDALNRVTHLNASLAVPGFTNASYTLGYQYDADGKVTQRIFTRLATTITATYGYDTMDRLTSVSESAGGALTATAGYQYDSAGRLWLTGYGNADQVERLYDAESRLRNLTVRNGATTVKTLVYVPDAMGNLQSITADGAQTAYAYDAGYQLIREALPNGGDVNEWDYDGAGNLVTARRPGVSTGYLVNNDDELTEASGATTVTGQVTGGPNNNKWYNSWAECRGVRARVSTVNGSFTLAGVPVYAGANDLQVTVTDASGNQTTQTRNVTNTLSYAAVYDGNGNLTSRASAQGSRVYTWNALNQLVSASLGGATVLQNWYDAYGRRIAKQEVIGGATNKWYYVYDGWVVIAVLNGTNGALVESYTRGVGLAGDVGTLIAARHHAGTYNNQVIYLHSNHRGDVILARSGATTIGACDYAPYGALRSTSGAYDSRFKFSSKERDASAEIYYFGFRFYDPNLQRWLNRDPLFEEGGVNLYQFAGNNPINNIDPDGESWKDRFGSSMTAVGVAIKVFMFGDPNLPPVPTPPEAKRMEQERNVKKGPNRSKPLTPGGSGSKPPEPCFKFKGKFPTRVPGILPLVPGFIEDIDRARRGRENHRSWYEQLKEDFKHDPYIRTPYGPSLNPWYDINKDITDA, from the coding sequence ATGAACGAGTATTTCTTCCACGCCTTCGACGACATGGGGCCGGTCACCGTCACCGACAAGACCGGCAACCGCTGGTTGTATGGGATCACCAACAGCACCACCAACCCGCGGATCTATGCCGACGTCGTCGATGCCACCGTGCCCGGGTTCGAGGTCGATGGCAACCAATGGGAATTCCGCGCCTATGACGTGAACCTGAACTTGGTCCAACGCGACTTGGCCACCAGTCCCGCCGCCAACCCGGTGCAAATAGGTTTTAACGACTTGTGGGGGGATTTTCGCCATGACCAGATCCGCATGACTTACCAATACGACACCCGCCACAACCTGACTCAAGCCCGGGTTTATGACAACACGACGCAACTGGGCGCCTGGAATTACGGCTATGACACCCGCGATAACCTCACCTCCACGCAAAACCCGCTGAACCAGACCACCCAGTTCGGTTACGACACCCACGACCGGCTCACCTCTGTCCAGAACGCCTTGAATCAGACCACGACCCTGGCTTACGACGGCCAGGGCAATCTGACGCAGCTCACCGATCCCCTCAATCATTGGGTTCAATGGGTCTACAACGCCAACGGCTTCAACACCGAGGTCCGTTATCAAGACGGTCTGGTGCTTTACCAAACCCCGGATGCCCTCGGCCGGGTCAGTACCGCGCGCAACGGCGCCACCGGCCTCCTCCTGCAATATGCGTATGATAATCTGGACCGCGTCACCCAGGTCCTCTTTCCCGACATGACCGCCTTTCAGATGAACTACGCGTGTTGCGGCCTGGAAAGCGCCACCGACCGCCTCGGGCGGACCACGGTCTATGGTCATGATGCCTTGGGGCGCGTCAATCAGGTCACCGACCCGCTCAGCCGCGCGGTCAACTTCGAGTACAACGGCGGCAACCAGATCACCAAACTCACCACCCACGTGGGGACGACCGCCCGCGAGAAACGATTCCAATATGAATCCGAGCACGGCACCAGCCGCCTCAAACACATCCTGTCGCCCCTGAACAAGCCGTTGGATTTCACCTACACGTTCCGGGGCAACCTGCAGACCATGGTCAACACCTACGGCACGGTTCAATATGGTTATGATAACCTGCAACGGCTCACTTCGGCCACCTTCCCCAATGGCGGCATCACCGTCAGTTATTGGGATGTCCTGGGCAACGTGAACACGGCCGCCCGCACCACCACCGACGGCCAGAATTGCTCCTACACCTACGACCAATACGACGCCCTCAACCGCGTCACCCACCTCAACGCGTCCCTGGCCGTCCCCGGTTTTACCAACGCTTCCTATACCTTGGGCTATCAATACGACGCCGACGGCAAGGTCACCCAACGCATCTTCACGCGACTTGCCACCACGATCACCGCCACGTATGGTTATGACACCATGGACCGCTTGACCAGCGTCAGCGAAAGCGCCGGTGGCGCCCTCACCGCCACCGCCGGCTACCAGTATGATAGCGCCGGAAGGCTCTGGTTGACCGGCTACGGCAACGCGGACCAGGTCGAGCGCCTCTACGACGCCGAGTCGCGCCTGCGCAACCTGACGGTCCGGAACGGCGCCACGACGGTGAAAACCCTCGTTTACGTCCCCGATGCCATGGGAAACCTGCAATCCATTACCGCCGACGGGGCGCAGACCGCTTACGCCTACGACGCCGGCTACCAGTTGATCCGGGAGGCCCTGCCCAACGGCGGCGACGTCAACGAATGGGATTACGATGGCGCCGGGAACCTGGTCACCGCCCGCCGTCCGGGCGTTTCGACCGGTTACCTCGTCAACAACGATGACGAACTAACCGAGGCCAGCGGCGCCACCACCGTCACCGGCCAGGTGACGGGTGGCCCGAACAACAACAAATGGTACAATTCGTGGGCCGAATGCCGGGGCGTGCGGGCGCGAGTAAGTACGGTGAACGGCAGTTTCACCCTGGCCGGGGTCCCGGTGTACGCCGGAGCCAACGACCTCCAGGTCACGGTCACCGACGCGTCGGGCAACCAGACCACTCAAACCCGTAACGTCACCAACACTTTGAGTTATGCCGCGGTTTACGACGGCAACGGGAACCTCACGTCCCGCGCCAGCGCCCAAGGCTCCAGGGTGTACACCTGGAACGCGCTCAACCAACTGGTGAGCGCGAGCCTCGGTGGCGCCACTGTCCTGCAAAACTGGTACGACGCCTACGGCCGCCGCATCGCCAAGCAAGAGGTGATCGGCGGCGCCACCAACAAATGGTATTACGTCTACGACGGCTGGGTGGTGATCGCGGTCCTCAACGGCACGAACGGCGCCCTCGTCGAGAGCTACACGCGCGGCGTAGGCCTCGCCGGCGATGTCGGCACCCTGATCGCCGCCCGCCACCACGCCGGCACTTACAACAACCAGGTCATTTACCTGCACTCGAATCATCGCGGAGACGTCATCCTCGCCCGCAGCGGCGCCACCACCATCGGCGCCTGCGACTACGCCCCCTACGGCGCCCTCCGGAGCACCAGCGGCGCGTACGATTCCCGGTTCAAATTCTCCTCCAAGGAGCGCGACGCCTCCGCCGAAATCTACTACTTCGGTTTCCGCTTCTACGACCCCAACCTCCAACGGTGGCTAAATAGAGATCCGTTATTCGAAGAAGGAGGCGTCAATCTGTACCAGTTCGCCGGGAACAATCCGATCAACAATATTGATCCAGACGGCGAAAGCTGGAAGGACCGCTTTGGCTCCTCAATGACGGCGGTCGGAGTAGCCATTAAGGTATTCATGTTTGGCGACCCTAATCTGCCGCCCGTCCCTACGCCTCCGGAAGCAAAGCGAATGGAACAAGAGCGAAATGTCAAAAAGGGACCGAATCGAAGCAAACCCTTAACGCCGGGAGGTTCTGGTTCTAAGCCACCAGAGCCATGCTTTAAATTTAAAGGCAAATTCCCTACTCGCGTGCCCGGTATATTGCCACTTGTCCCGGGATTCATCGAGGACATCGACCGAGCCCGCAGGGGAAGAGAAAATCACCGTTCATGGTACGAACAACTCAAGGAAGATTTTAAACATGATCCGTACATCAGAACACCATATGGGCCTTCGCTTAATCCTTGGTATGACATAAACAAGGATATCACTGACGCTTAA